From the Oncorhynchus nerka isolate Pitt River linkage group LG20, Oner_Uvic_2.0, whole genome shotgun sequence genome, one window contains:
- the grk7a gene encoding rhodopsin kinase grk7a encodes MCDMGGLDNLVANTAYLKAQGGDDKEMKKRRRSLSLPLAEQCATIRTTIDKNFESLCERQPIGKKFFRQFLTATPEYINAAEYLDELNDWDLAEGADKDKQRANMMKKFCKADSNNFLTYLTGEVADKCKAVTDNDFDEVMNVKVKEATREFLKDKPFTDYQTSPFFDKFLQWKEYEKQPISDKTFYEFRTLGKGGFGEVCAVQVKNTGQMYACKKLCKKRLKKKHGEKMALLEKQILEKVNSLFLVNLAYAYDTKTHLCLVMTLMNGGDLRYHIYYVSEKTKGIEMARIIYYTAQICTGILHLHEMDIIYRDMKPENVLLDSFGQCRLSDLGLAVELPAGKTISQKAGTGAYMAPEILNEVPYRTSVDWWALGCSIYEMVAAYTPFKGPESGKQKVEKEEVQRRICKEEPPWEHKNFDAPTKTIIQEFLKKNIDERLGCKGGGEDPRKHEWFKSINFPRLEAGLIDPPWVPKPNVVYAKDTGDIAEFSEIKGIVFDANDEKFFKEIGTGAVAIPWQQEMIDTNLFDELNDPNRKECAGGDDGEGKSGTCTLL; translated from the exons ATGTGTGACATGGGGGGATTGGATAACCTGGTGGCCAACACGGCCTACCTGAAAGCCCAGGGTGGCGACGACAAGGAGATGAAAAAGCGTCGTCGGAGTTTGTCACTGCCCCTGGCCGAGCAGTGTGCCACCATCCGGACTACCATTGATAAGAACTTTGAGTCGCTCTGTGAGAGGCAGCCAATCGGCAAGAAGTTCTTCCGGCAGTTCCTGACTGCTACCCCAGAGTACATCAATGCCGCTGAGTACCTAGACGAGCTGAATGACTGGGATCTGGCGGAAGGTGCTGACAAGGATAAGCAGAGGGCGAACATGATGAAAAAGTTTTGCAAGGCCGACTCCAATAACTTTCTGACCTACCTCACTGGGGAGGTAGCCGACAAGTGTAAGGCAGTGACGGACAATGACTTTGACGAAGTGATGAATGTCAAGGTGAAGGAAGCCACACGGGAGTTTCTGAAAGACAAGCCCTTCACGGACTACCAAACTAGCCCCTTCTTTGACAAATTCCTGCAGTGGAAGGAGTACGAGAAGCAGCCCATCAGTGATAAAACCTTTTATGAGTTCAGAACTCTGGGTAAGGGAGGTTTCGGAGAG GTATGTGCCGTACAGGTGAAGAACACAGGCCAGATGTACGCCTGCAAGAAGCTGTGCAAGAAGCGCCTGAAGAAGAAACATGGTGAGAAGATGGCCCTGCTGGAGAAGCAGATCCTGGAAAAGGTCAACAGCCTGTTTCTTGTCAACCTGGCCTACGCCTATGACACCAAGACCCACCTGTGCCTTGTCATGACCCTGATGAACGGCGGTGACCTCAGGTACCACATCTATTACGTCAGTGAGAAGACCAAGGGTATTGAGATGGCACGCATCATCTACTACACAGCGCAGATCTGCACAGGCATTCTTCATCTGCATGAAATGGATATCATATATCGTGACATGAAGCCCGAGAACGTGCTGCTGGACAGCTTTGGCCAGTGCCGACTCTCTGATCTGGGTCTGGCCGTGGAGCTACCTGCTGGAAAGACCATCTCCCAGAAG GCTGGAACCGGAGCATACATGGCCCCTGAGATCCTGAACGAAGTTCCCTACAGGACATCGGTGGACTGGTGGGCGCTGGGATGCAGTATTTATGAGATGGTGGCTGCCTACACCCCGTTCAAGGGTCCCGAATCCGGGAAGCAGaaggtggagaaggaggaggtgcaACGTCGCATATGCAAAGAGGAACCCCCATGGGAGCACAAGAACTTTGACGCGCCCACCAAAACCATCATCCAGGAGTTCCTCAAGAAGAATATTGATGAACGCCTGGGCTGCAA gggaggaggtgaggaccccCGTAAGCACGAGTGGTTCAAGTCCATCAACTTTCCTCGTCTGGAGGCTGGTTTGATCGACCCCCCTTGGGTGCCCAAGCCCAACGTGGTCTATGCCAAGGACACTGGCGACATCGCTGAGTTCTCCGAGATTAAGGGCATTGTGTTCGACGCCAACGACGAGAAGTTCTTCAAGGAGATTGGCACGGGAGCCGTGGCCATTCCGTGGCAACAGGAGATGATCGATACGAACCTGTTTGACGAGCTGAACGACCCCAACAGGAAAGAGTGTGCTGGGGGTGATGACGGGGAGGGGAAGTCTGGCACGTGCACATTGCTGTGA